In the bacterium SCSIO 12741 genome, CGATTGAAACTTCTTTTGAAGAGAAAGAATCGCAAAACCAGGTATTCTTTGTTCACCGCGATCAGGTTCAAGCCGATGTGATTGTGATCTCTAAGGGCCAGGATTTCGATCCTAAAATGGTCCCTATGGTAAACTTGTACAACACCTACTACGGAAGCGGATTGTCGTCCATTATTTTCCAGGAAATTCGGGAAGCCAAAGGATTGGCCTATACGGCTTACTCCAGGTACACCCTCCCCTATGACAAGAAGTACTCTTTCTTCCTGAATTCGTACGTAGGAACTCAGCCCGATAAACTGGCCGACGCCTTGGACGCCTTATTTGGTCTGCTCAATGAAATGCCACAAGTGGACATTCAGTTGGAAGAGTCGAAGCACTCTATCATGAAAAAGATTGCCAGCGATCGTCGGATCAAGGAGCGGAAGTACTTTACCTACAAAACGTACCAAAAACTGGGAATCGATCACGATATGAGTAAAGACATCTATGAAGGTGTTTCTAAGGCCAATATGGAAATGATGGCAGCCTTCTTTGACGAAACCGTAAAGGGTAAAAATTACACCCTCGTTGTGATGGGTAACCGCAAGGATGTGGACATGAACATTCTTAGCAAATACGGTCAGGTTAGAGAGCTTAGTTTGGAGGAACTATTTGGCTATTAAGCCTCTCCCCTGCATGTAATGCTTTTTTGTATATATTGCAGGTTGATCCAAATAATGGGCTATGACTAAGGAAAAAATCGAACTGGAATACGATATCCGTTCAGCCCCCGGCATTTTGTACAATCGCCTGGTGACTCCAGGTGGACTGGCAGAATGGTTTGCTGACAATGTGAAGATTAACGACCACATCTACACCTTTGTGTGGGAAGGAAGTGAGGAAGAGGCAGAAATGCTTCAATCCATCGAAGGAGAGTCAGTTCGCTTCAAGTGGGTGGATGACGACGAGGAGGAATCCTACTTTGAGTTTAAAATCAAGATTGACAGCCTTACCGGAGACATTGCACTGATTGTCACTGATTTTGCTGAACCCGACGAGGTGAATGAAACCACCAATCTATGGGACAAACAAATCGGAAAATTAAAGTTGATTCTCGGATCCTGATTCCAAACGAATAAGACAACAAAACACGGGTAAACAGCGTTTTATCCGTGTTTTGTTTTTTAAGCCCAAGCACTTCTCACTTTTTGATTTTTTAATGAGTCCGGCTAAAGGCATCGTGTATCTTTGCGCCAAATTGAAGCACAGCCCTTGAAAAAAATCTATTCACTCATATTCAAGACCTTCTTCGGGCCCTTTGTGATAACCTTTTTCGTGTCCCTATTCATATTGGTCATGCAATTCCTTTGGGTATACATTGACGATATGGTGGGTAAAGGGCTGGAGATGACCGTCATTCTGGAACTTCTGTTTTTTGCTTCGGCCAACCTGGTGCCTATGGCCCTGCCTCTGGCGGTACTGCTGTCTTCGATTATGACATTCGGAAACTTGGGTGAACACTACGAGTTGGTGGCCCTCAAATCATCGGGACTATCGCTTCAGCGTATTATGTCTCCGCTGATTGTGTTTATGGTAATGCTCTGCATTGGTGCCTTTGTTTTCTCCAATAACGTTTGGCCCGTCGCTAACCTCAAGTTTGCCTCCCTTCTCTACGACATCCGCTCCAAAAAACCGGCTCTGGATATTAAAGACAAGGCCTACTACAAAGACATTGACGGATTTGTTATCCGGGTAAAAAACCGGGACGAACAAACCGATATGCTCCACGATGTGTTGATCTATGATCATACGGACAACCGTGGAAATAACCGGGTGATTCGCGCCAAAAAAGGAAAGATGAGCATGTCTGAGGATCAGATGACGCTCACCTTTGTGCTGGAGCAAGGAAACCTATATGATGAATTAGAGGGAGATAAGTTCCCGCTCTACCGATCGTCGTTTGAAAAGAAAACCATTCGATTTGACCTCTCCGACTTTAAGATGGCACACACGGATGAGGACTTATTTAAGAACAACTACAAGATGATGACCATCGACCAGCTATCGCGCAAAATTGATACGCTGAAAATGAAGATGGACGTCAGAACCAAAGACTTCCACAAAGGATTGATGGAAAGCTTGCTCATTGTTTCCGACTCTCTCAAGTTGGACAAGCCTTTGGCCGCAGAAACCCCAAATCTGAACCATTGGTTTGATTCCTTACCCAAGCACAAAAAGATTCAATACATCAATTGGGCGCTCAACTCCGTTCGGTCTACGAATACCTATGCCGGAGTTTATGAAGCGGAGCACAAATCGCGGCTAAAAACCATTCGGAGGCATGAGATTGAATGGCACCGCAAGTTCACCTTATCCTTTGCCTGTTTGATTCTCTTCTTTATCGGAGCACCGCTTGGAGCGATTATTCGTAAAGGAGGATTGGGTATGCCTACGGTGATCTCCGTACTGCTGTTTATAGCCTTCCACATCGCCTCTATTTCAGGTGAGAAAATGGTGAAGCAAGGGCAGATGACTCCTTGGATCGGAATGTGGATGGCGTCACTGGCACTTACACCTGTCGGTATATTCTTAACGTATAAAGCCACAACCGACTCCGTCATCCTGGACTCTGAATTCTACCGGAAACTGGTGGGAAAACTGATCCGCTTCCGTTGGATATCAAACTGGGTAAACCGTGGAAAAAAAGAGTCCTAAACCCAAGCTATTGGTTTTACTGTCCCGGGTGCCTTATCCCCTGGACAAAGGAGATAAGCTTCGAGCCTATCACCAGTTAAAAGGACTGCACGAGCGTTTCGAAATTATTCTCTGTTGCCTCTACGTAGGAAACATTCCCAATGAGGCTCGGGAAAAGTTAGAACCACTGAGCGACCACCTGTACTTCATTCCCCTAAGCAAAGCGGGAATTGCCTGGCGAGTAGCTACCAATTGGTGGCACAAACGACCTTTTCAAGTAGCTTTCTTTCATAGCCCCAAGGCACAGCAGGAATTGGATAAAATCATCGAAAAGCACTTGCCACACCGGTTTTATTGCCAGCTTATTCGAGTGACGGAATATGCCCGTAAATACACCATTTTCGGCAAAACACTGGATTACATGGACGCCTTATCCATTGGTATGCAGCGGCGCTATGAGCAGAGCTCATTTTTGCTTCGACCACTCATTCGAGAGGAGGCAAAGAGATTGGCGACTTACGAAAATCAAGTATTTCAGGATTTTGAGAAGAAGGTGATTATTTCGGAACAAGATCGCGATCATATTGCCCACCACAATACGGATGAAATTGACGTCATTCCTAATGGCATTCCCGTAGATTACTTCGAACCCCGAAAAGAAAAGCAGGATGTGGAGCTGTTGTTTACCGGAAACATGGCCTACCCACCTAACATTGAGGGAGCACAATACATCGTGAAAAAAATCATGCCCCTGGTTTGGGAAAAATACCCAGACACCAAGGTTTTAATCAGCGGTAAATCTCCTACGATGAAGGTGAAAATGCTCGCTGGAAAAAATGTGTTGGTCAGTGGCTGGGTAGAAGACATGCGTGACTCCTACGCCCGTGCCAAAATCTTTGTGGCTCCGATGGTTTTAGGATCCGGCCTGCAAAATAAACTGCTTGAAGCGATGGCCATGGAATTGCCTTGTATCACCTCGCCTATTGCCAACCGTGCGCTGGGAGCCAAGGAAAATGAAGAAATTCTAATTGGAACCGAACCAGAAGAATATGCCCAACACATTATCGATCTAATCGAGCAACCGGAAAAGCAACAAAAACTGGCTGAATCAGGAAGGAAGTACGTATCACAATCCTTCGACTGGAATCACTGGAATCAAAGGTTAGCCAACATTATTCAGAAGTAAGCCCAAGGCTAAGCGAGCCATTCAATCACTCCCAATTTACTAGCTACTTCTACTGGGCAATCTGAATTTTGTCTGTACGGCTCTCCCCGTTAATCTCATAACGAACGAGGTACCATCCACTCTGCATTTGGCTTACATCTACAAAACCATCTTCACGGGTTTCGAAAGTATAAACCTCCTGGCCTTGCAGGTTAAAGAAATGTAGGGTTGTGGTTTCACCTTCGGGAACTTGTCTTACCTGTAGGTAATCTACCGCAGGATTGGGATAAATACTCAACCTCTCCGTTTCGCTTACCGGACTTCCCAAAGCAGGCTCCAAGGCTAATTTGAAGCGAAACAATTGAGTTCCAGTTTCTTCTTTATTGGCGGCAAAATACATATAGCCGTTCATCCATTCCATTTGTTGACGGTCTACGATCAAATTGTTCTCAACCGGACTAAACACCTGGTAAGTGGTTTGCGCTGTACCCTGAGTACTCCACCACTCTTTACCTCCTAAAACACTAAAGAACAGTTGATCACCAATCATTTTGCCCACCCAATCACCATAACCGTGAACCGGAATGGTTAAATAGCTCCAGCTTGCCTCGGCCGCATCGTAAACCAAAATTGAATCCTGGCTAAAACTATAGACCATACGATCTCCGATATACCATTGTCTGCGTTTTGAATCAACTTTGGTAA is a window encoding:
- a CDS encoding SRPBCC domain-containing protein, with amino-acid sequence MTKEKIELEYDIRSAPGILYNRLVTPGGLAEWFADNVKINDHIYTFVWEGSEEEAEMLQSIEGESVRFKWVDDDEEESYFEFKIKIDSLTGDIALIVTDFAEPDEVNETTNLWDKQIGKLKLILGS
- a CDS encoding LptF/LptG family permease, whose translation is MKKIYSLIFKTFFGPFVITFFVSLFILVMQFLWVYIDDMVGKGLEMTVILELLFFASANLVPMALPLAVLLSSIMTFGNLGEHYELVALKSSGLSLQRIMSPLIVFMVMLCIGAFVFSNNVWPVANLKFASLLYDIRSKKPALDIKDKAYYKDIDGFVIRVKNRDEQTDMLHDVLIYDHTDNRGNNRVIRAKKGKMSMSEDQMTLTFVLEQGNLYDELEGDKFPLYRSSFEKKTIRFDLSDFKMAHTDEDLFKNNYKMMTIDQLSRKIDTLKMKMDVRTKDFHKGLMESLLIVSDSLKLDKPLAAETPNLNHWFDSLPKHKKIQYINWALNSVRSTNTYAGVYEAEHKSRLKTIRRHEIEWHRKFTLSFACLILFFIGAPLGAIIRKGGLGMPTVISVLLFIAFHIASISGEKMVKQGQMTPWIGMWMASLALTPVGIFLTYKATTDSVILDSEFYRKLVGKLIRFRWISNWVNRGKKES
- a CDS encoding glycosyltransferase, whose amino-acid sequence is MEKKSPKPKLLVLLSRVPYPLDKGDKLRAYHQLKGLHERFEIILCCLYVGNIPNEAREKLEPLSDHLYFIPLSKAGIAWRVATNWWHKRPFQVAFFHSPKAQQELDKIIEKHLPHRFYCQLIRVTEYARKYTIFGKTLDYMDALSIGMQRRYEQSSFLLRPLIREEAKRLATYENQVFQDFEKKVIISEQDRDHIAHHNTDEIDVIPNGIPVDYFEPRKEKQDVELLFTGNMAYPPNIEGAQYIVKKIMPLVWEKYPDTKVLISGKSPTMKVKMLAGKNVLVSGWVEDMRDSYARAKIFVAPMVLGSGLQNKLLEAMAMELPCITSPIANRALGAKENEEILIGTEPEEYAQHIIDLIEQPEKQQKLAESGRKYVSQSFDWNHWNQRLANIIQK